The following nucleotide sequence is from Acyrthosiphon pisum isolate AL4f chromosome A2, pea_aphid_22Mar2018_4r6ur, whole genome shotgun sequence.
tgtaaaaccaccttgagCCGGTctcggaattaaacaaagatgttaaaaagcacataatctgCTAGCGTTGCCACTCGCTCAGTGCCCTGCACtcggacaaaaaaatcgaaaaataaggTTCCTCCACGCAGTACAAACGTACAGTGTTGCgcacataaatgtaaaatagcaaactttggatggcttaaacttccaaaataatggttccactaaaaaattcaaacaattttgaaatcagcgttaaaaaccacacattttgaaaaaaaaaataataatattcaattctaaacttttttttttaaatgcgcgcaacgaaaaaaatgtagtaatcgaagttttttatcaataacttcaaaacaaagtttgtcagggcttttttttttcgtaggtacaaaaaaaaatgtataggttgctaaaccagaattatgccaaaaaatcataccaacaaaatcaattatttatttactcatgccttattttttaatattttttttataattttcaaataaccaTCCCACTGTACAAAAATACGTCTGGAAGTTTGATCCGATGAAGCAAAATTGGCTTAAGATGTTATAGGTggataatgaacaaaaaaaaaacatactttttataaaaaaatgcaaattagaCTTGTAACATTAtgtgaattttgtaaaaacGGTAAAAGGgatattgaaaatttcttaactgATGTAGCACACACAATtcgatatgattaatatttaattttgttaaataataataatttgataatcaataattttttttttgtgataatcaaattatatatttttaaaaattgttcttttttttcgtgttctttttttccttggtcttttttaccgattgCTCCCTTGCACCCTTCTAGTCGCGCCACTCATTATAATAGGTCGTAACCCGTAAAAGTACATAactagtagttaaaaatattatgttaattaaatgaGTAACAGAATGCAGTAAGAAAtgaacatattgtaatatttatgtaaatagttagttattatgttatttatgttattaatagtaatttatgtaAATGGTTCTATTAGTACTCCGTGTCTGCATAATGTGatctaagtaaaaatataaaatataaatcagttTCTTTGTCAATATCCTTTTCTGATGATCATACAATTAATTTCTATGCtaatcaaaaattatagtactttactatatattagaatattaaataatgcaaaaattcaataaataatataattttttagtgaaaataatattttgtagttgaaagtCGGTAGTGACTAGGGGGTGTGGGGGGCTCTGCCCCCCACGGCTTAGGTCTCATACCATGTAGAGATAGGTGGGTGGctataaattaatgttcatcgcctcacctaaaaaaaattagttcggcgccactgataaCTACATACAAATGATCATAAATTGTTTACCGTGAACTCGCACAATGCCGAGTAGAAGACTATTGTTCATGCGCATGCGGGAgcgttcacacacacacacactgatGTTCACTTACTATGCATTTACACACATATTTACAATGCCCGCGTGCATGCTATTTCAAAATTgcctatttttaaatctttaaaaactgTCAGCCACAAATCCctaattttactaattataatataatatagtatattggtTACCTTTGGTACCGGTCCTGGTGGAGTTAGATGTATGCCGCCGATTTGTACGATGTCCGGTGTCAGTGGCCTAGAAGGTTCGGTGATGAAGTGCGTGTTGGTGAAAGTCAACGACGGTCTGACCAGGTCCATAGCGTCAAACGGTCGCGGGTCGGATTGCCGGAGCCTCCGTTCGTTGTCCCAAACCAGCCACGAACCGGAAACCGTACGCAGCGTATTGGTGAAACGTTGACCGAACGTTTTTGGCACGCCGCTTGGCGACAGCAAATTGGAGACGGCCGCGGGGTTGGGGACGTGACCGAAGAACGAACGCTCCACGTGCGTGACAATCGGCGAAGGGACGACATATATGGCGGGAACGCGGAGAACGGTAGCCGCGTACGACACGCAATCCGACCAGAAACCCTCGGCGATCACCGCGTCGAATGGTGGCGACCGGCCTTCCAAAATGTCTTGCATTCGCTGGTGTTCGAATATTGTTCCACAGTTGACTCGCAGGGCGTTCATCAGGTACGCGATGAACGAGCGCGTGGACCCGGTATACCGCGACACGTTCAAGCCGACCTTGGCCTCCAGGTAACCGGAAATGTCCACCTCCGTGTAACCGTCCCTGTCACCGTCCGCAAACGGCGTGAACGCGGTCACGGAGTGGCCGCGGTCAGTCAGCGAACGCAACACAGCCTGCATCACGTTCCAGTGGCTCTTGGCCGCGATCGTTTGTACCGCCAAGATATTCGCGGCACCCGCCATCGGCTGCGGCGATAACAGCGCTTGGAACACGCTAAAAGTGATCAAAAGGGCGCCGAAACGCGAAGCCATCGTGGTCTTTATCCGTGACGCCCGGTCTTATGTACCGCGTGTTACGC
It contains:
- the LOC100167261 gene encoding UDP-glucuronosyltransferase 2B15 (The sequence of the model RefSeq protein was modified relative to this genomic sequence to represent the inferred CDS: added 52 bases not found in genome assembly), which produces MASRFGALLITFSVFQALLSPQPMAGAANILAVQTIAAKSHWNVMQAVLRSLTDRGHSVTAFTPFADGDRDGYTEVDISGYLEAKVGLNVSRYTGSTRSFIAYLMNALRVNCGTIFEHQRMQDILEGRSPPFDAVIAEGFWSDCVSYAATVLRVPAIYVVPSPIVTHVERSFFGHVPNPAAVSNLLSPSGVPKTFGQRFTNTLRTVSGSWLVWDNERRLRQSDPRPFDAMDLVRPSLTFTNTHFITEPSRPLTPDIVQIGGIHLTPPGPVPKDILEFIDDAPNGVIYFT